gtcccctgcattggcaggcggattctcaaccactgtgccaccagggaagtcctgagaccaCTATTTAGACCACTCTTTCACCAGCATGCATTACAATGGCTCTCATCTCTGCTATAGTCATCTGGAATGAAGTCTGGAAATCAGTCACTTGCCCGTCAGATTGGACAACTCATTTCAAATACCAGTTATTTGGTGGACATAGTAGACATCATAATGGTGCTCAGACTCTCAATCCACGTAAGAGTTTCATAGACAGTTTGATTGTGTTTCTTCTCAATGATAAATAAACTTAGGAGATACATTTTATCTACACTTACAGGATGAAGCTCGATTGAGAATAGTAAAAACTCTTGAAGACTTTGATCTGGGCCCAACTGAAAAGTGTGTAAGAATCAACTCAGTGTCCAGTGGTCTGGCCGAAGAAGACCTGCAGGCCCTCCTGCAGTCCCGGGTCCTTCCTTCCAGCCTGATGCTCCCGAAGGTAGAAGATCCTGAAGAAATCCAGTGGGTGAGTAGCTCATGCTTTGCTTTAATTAAAGACTCAGGAGAGGCTAACAAGGAGTAGCAGAAAGGAAGGATTTGGGTGCTGTAGGTTTTGAAAATGCATACACAGAACAGAGAGGAGGGGAACTGAGAAAAAGGAGCAGGCCCCAAAGACCATTTCCTGCATACGAGGAGAACCTGGCTTTGCCGTAAGTGTTCACTGGAACAGCTCTGCGCTTGAAATGATGCTCCTGCTGCCTTAACAGATCTGTGCTTTAGACAGATCAGCCTCCTCCAgagcagcccctggaaaccagctTACCGAGACGACACCGGCCAGGCCCTAACCCTCCACCTGGAAGAGCAGTGATTGCATACCTCTTAGGCAGATTCATTTGAAGTCATCAGAGACAGTGAAAGCACATTAGctgcaaaggaaaaaatgaacctagaggagaagaggaaaaggtCACTCCTTAGGGCAACTGTAggaagagacaggaagcttttAACTAGTGGTTTTAATTAGCACAGATATTATTTCCTGAACAGTTTTCTAGTTCATCCTTTTTAAATTGCTGACAGGTGTGTTTGTTTCATGACAGACTTTTCAGCCAATAAACCCCTGGCATGTCAAATTCCTTAAGAAAACTTCGAAATGGGCCTAATTATACTATGATTGTTTTAATTGTTAAAGTGGGGTGGAGGTTGGAGGGTGAGGCTAGATTTTATTTAGGGGCTGCTGTGATTCTGCAGATCTCTGCCGAATACAGTACGGTTCCACTGTGCCACTCCTGAGAGGAGGGCCCGTGGCACCCAGGTGCTGGAAGCATGGTAAGGGCGTGTGGACAGTGGTGATTTTGATGCCACATCTAGGGTGATCCCTAAGGCTGTGGCTTCAACTGTAGCAATACGCCAAGTTCTAGTTGTGGCACCCAAATACATTGCTCACCTTTTCAGTGCATGTAGCTATGTCGGCTCTGTGCTTTCCAGTGCCATGGCTGCCTGCCACATGTGGCTACGGAGCagttgaaatgtggccagtccaAATTGAGATGCGCTGTAAGATACACGGGACTTTGAAGACTTCATAGCACCCTCCctggcgccccccccccccgaaaaaagaatgttctcaataatttttatgttgattacatgttgaaatgataatatttcagATATATTGGGTTGAATAAAcctcttattaaaattaaattcaccATCTGTTTCATTTTACTCTTATAATGTAGCTACTAGAAAGTTTAGAATTacacatgtatctaccattatttTTCTGTCCGTCAGCTCTGCATTGGTGTCTTCCTGAAGACCTCTGTTCAAGGGCCCATATTTACTTTCAAAACTGGAGCTCTTCTCAGCAAGGTCACCCCTCAGGAGCTGGGAGATCCTAGTGATAGCAGGTTAATGTCCTCAAGAGTTCCTACCCCATTCGAATGTGTCTCAAGTTGATTGAAATGGAATCTGAAGTCACTGTTCCCTTTTGGTTTCATAGTTAATGCCTATTTATCACCGTTATTACCCCTCATTTGAGAGGGGAGGGCTCACCCCGGCCTTCAGCTAAGGCCTCTGTTCGCTGTTTTAAATCCTTGGATGTGAGGAACATACCGAAATCTAAATAGGATTTCTAGTTAACAGAAGTCTTTTGggctgtttattttttcctctccgTTTGTATTTATGTGAAGCATAAAATCCAGAGCCTGATGCACAACTGAAAGATGggcttccttgttttcttttgtgtgaGAATCTCTCGCTGGCCTTTTGTCACTAGTGTGGGTTCTTGTTTGACTGGCACGGCTTATTGGGCGGTAACAAGCGTGACTGGACCTCCTTTGTGGCGGGACAATTCTCCCACAAATCCCGGACAGGGCGCATTCTCCCAGCACGCTGCCGGGTGTGCACTGGAACTGAAAGAATTGCTGAGCCCTGCTACTTCATCTCCTCCCCAATCTCTTTGTGATCTTcccccttcttttcctcccccCACGCCCCCAGTCCCCTCCACCTCGCTGAAATGAACACTTTACCAGGCCGGAAACATTTAATCGtctccttttgaaaaaaattaattgaaacttCTCCACTAGTTACCTTTTGTGTTAGTACTTAATGCAATTTTttaagaaggggaggaggaggaggaggatgggctagaatatttaatttttaaatgcccCTATTGGCGTAAAAACAAAAGGCATTAGAGATTTTTCTCACTAGGAACAGGGAATATATTGTAAAGGATTTACCTAGTTTTCAACTCTGCAGTTTTTGTGGTTATAACCATTATCACAAAGAATGGGGCAAGTAACAttgcaagtttttctttttttttaacaagaaaaacaaaatttctccAGTGCACAGGTAACACCAAAATCACTAATATTTTACCACCCATTTTCTAGCTTAAATGTGCCATAAATTaggctttattttcattttcgtgGAATACTATACATTCTGTCCCCTGAAACTGTAggcttctcttccttcttgctaTTTTGGTTGAGTTATTCCTTCCCTTGTAAACTTGCTAAGGAGGTGATGAGCatggtgtggaggaagggaggggcagtGGGAGCAACTGGGAATAATTCTTCATCACTGAAAGCTGTGATTTATTTTAGCCTAATTGTAAAGTTACTGCAAATCGCTCAAAAGCTTTTTAAAGATCCCAGTGATTAGATTTTTTTTGGTTGGGGAGGGAGGTGCTGCATGGGCAGTTGTGGGGGGGCAGCTAAAAGGGGAAATAACACCTCTAATCCTGCTTCTGGTAAATAGGCTGCCAGCCTTTAAAATGAGTTTCCTTTCTATTAGTCAGAATATTATGCTAAGCCTTAAGCATTAGTTTTTTTATGTTGCCATAGCAGCCCTATTCCTGCAGGGTGGTGACCTGCGATGATTACAGTACAAAGCATATAGGGTCTTGAAACCCCCTTTGAAGATGAAAAGTCTTTGATGGTTTATATTTATGCAAATCTCTTAGATATGATTTACCCAACTGAGACTGAATGGAGAGATGATTAAAATTCCCTTTTCCTTTGATATCCATTAATGGCTGAATATTCCTTAAATTTAAAAtggatatatatgtttttatctttatttacaaaaatagcttTTTCGtacctgtgtgttttttttttttatctccccACATCTTATTAGATCTAGATAGACATAATAGATTTACAATTTAGAgtgtggtggggttttttttttttccccctttgaaaggggtgggggggagatctgtgcaagagcttttgtATGTTTCCAGATGATAGATTTTGGAATTTGGGCTACCCCACTGGCAGCACAGAGCTAGCTGTGAACTGGTCTCATGGAAAAAATTGGCGAGCTTTGGTCTTCAAAGAATTAAACTTCCTTTTTAAGGTCTTCCTAGGTAAGctaaaaaattatgaagaaaaaccTCCGAACAAAGGGTAGTGTTGCTATAATGAATAATATGGATTCCACGTAGAAAGCTGCTGAACAGTTACACCGATGTCTGTGCGGGGTCCGAAACAAAACCAGAATGGCAGGTAGAGCAAGCCTTCATTGTTTTAGGGGCCTGCCACATGCACTGAACGAAGGGAAAGCGAGAGGCCTTAAGTAAAAACCTTTTCAAGGAAAGCATTTAAACTTGAGAATCTCTCCTTCCACTTCTTAACTCCTAGGCCTCAAATGGctccttcagaaaaaaaaacaatttttaatgctTGGGGTTTTACTATTTAGTTTGCTGGGAACTTTGTTACCTTTTCTCTTTGGTCTTTcctctgttttttcccttttttttttttttttttttttattctttgtgtggATGAAAGAGGCTGGGATATTACTTCCTCAGGTCAAAGACTTAAATACTACTTCTATTCTACAGTTCAATGattgtacatttttttcccccactagtCACCTATGACACTTTTTATTCTAGTTTTCAGACAAATTTTCATTCTACTTACAAGGCCGAAAACTTGAACAACCTATGAATTTAATCCCTTTTGTGGAAACTGCAATGGGTTTACTCAATTTTAAGGTAAGAAAACCATAATGTGGCTAGTAagttagtattttatttattacctAAAGAGaacttttgttttcaattttaacatctacttaaaatatttttctagaaagaTTTATAAGCAAAGTAAACCTTGAGCACCGTTTGTTATCTGTAATAACCAAAACCAGGTTGCGAGCATcttagaaaacagagaaatagacACAGTAGCAAGGAAAAACTTCCCAGTCCTaaatatttacatgaaatatttatatattcctggcattaattttaattaaataatcacTATATAAATTTTTGCTGTGAATTATTACATTTATAGAATAAATGTACATGAACATTTGTCACCCTTATGAATTAACTTTCAATTATTCTTTTGTAACAATTGCCTTTTATTGGGAAATTATCAGGCCTCTTTGTAGCAACATAATCTATAATGTCTAATACATAAGATTACTATTTTTGAGTTAGTATACACACTAATTTGTACTATATTATTTCAGTTTGCCACATTAGAACATAAAATATCTCCTAAAATACATTCAGGAAGATTAGCTGAGCCAAGCATTTTCACCATTGTATGGCTGCATTAAACTATTTGCCTTAACGAATTCATAGCTGGcttgtttcttcctctttatcAGTGGCCATTTACATTGTTTTCCAAAATACGCCTCACGTTCCACCTGACCTGTGAACATCACTGTAGCACCCCATCCCCGAGGGCAGGAGAGaagaaatacctaaaaacaaaagcaaaaaaaagataGTTGAACTGTACTGGAGAGATAATATGTGAGCAAAGGCTCCAAGAGGAAACTTTGAGAGACCTACTGGCCTATGCAGGAGGGGCAGAGTGCAAATGTTTGGGGAGCTGCTTCGGGCCTCGTGATCAGCATGTTTACACCACTAAGCACGAGTCCTTCCAGCCTGCCCTAGAATTCTGAGAATATAGTCAACGCATATTTCTTAGATGCAACTAGATTCATACAGTGATTTCATTTTAAGCGCTGGTTTGCCATTTTATTCATAATACACTTAGAAGcactcacagcccctgaaattaATCAACAGTGTCCTCACCGGTTCTCATGTCCTCCCCACTCACATATGTTAGCATGCTTTCTCTCCACCTTTGCAGCACCACAGTCCTGTCGAAGATGACTGttattcatatttaatttcacagagaaatgtCCAAGTTGCTTATTCATACATCTTGGATGacttattgcatttttattttcccctctggAGTTGTAGATTTTTGTATTGTTTGTCTTTAATCCTGAGACCATTTACTAAGAAATCTTGATCCCAATGCAAATAATCCAAttagtttgatttttaaattctttccttttctcctgtggttttatgtttattgttGGAGGGTCtcttaaagcaaaaacaaatttcGGAAGAACAGAAATAACTTACAGTCCAATCAAAATGAGTTAACTTGAAAGTTTCTCTAGAGATTGGATGAACTAAAACTTGAACATTGTAACTGTATTAATATATACTAACTATATTAATATAATCCATTAAGCAAAGCAAATATGTGCAACATACTTACTTTGGACAATATTAAATACCTTTTGAAAGGGGTGAATTGGGGCTGCATTTTCAGGACTGCTTTCAGCTAAAGTTTGTTAAGAGGTGGACCTTTCTGTTACTGAAATATACCATGCTTCTTCTCTCTAATGGGTGCATTTCTGTGAGCTCTGGTTCTGTTCTGCTCTTTTACAGGCAGTGTGTGAAGAAGCACTAAAGAACGGGCCTCAAGTGGGTCTTTTTCTAGATGCAGTCGTTTTTGGAGGAGAAGACTTTCGAGCCAGCATAGGTGTCAAAGACATGCTTCTCTTCTCATTCTCtctgtgcatatgtgtatatattttttctttgctcctTCAAGAATGGGCATTTACATGACAATATATATTTGCCAACCATGACAATGGTTTTTCAGCTGAATGAGCAATACTTCCTGATAATTTAGGCCACCTCATAGCTGTCCTTCTTCCAGAACACTACATCATCACTtccattcatttataaaataactaataaaaagCCTGTCGTAGCCTCAGACATGTTCAGGCATATATGACGTCTACTGTGTTCATAATAACTACATTACGTGAACAGCCTCTCTGTTGCTTAAATGTGTTGTTTTCCCATCAGTCTGACGGCTGTCTAGGCTTCTAACACAAATTTAAGGCAGTTTCACATTGCTTTGATGAATCATTTTCTACATTAAATGAagtatgtaaaaatttaaaatagatcttaAATTCCCcctaaaatatatttcagaacccctttattatgaaatatttattgagatagTATGCTTGTTTTCACTGATCTTCCCCATCCCTTGGGCACTATGTCTTTGGTCTGGGTGCATGTATAACTAACTAGAGGCTGTGAGTGCATCTAGAAAAGAGGCCAAGGCCACAAAGTGTTTTCAGAACACCACTCCCAGTGACCTGAATACAAGAGCTTTCCCTGAGCAGTGATATGGTCCAAATATAAACAGTGACAGTTACCCCCCTCCTGGGGGAAAAAGAGGAACCAGTCTTTCCAGGAGACTTTTGTGTATCCAACAGCTCAGTGGACACTTTCTGCCTCCCTCAAAATGAGTGTCCTTTCGTTTCCCCAAGTTCTCCATCCACACCCTGAAGCTGCAGTATTTGGCTCAGAACCTGTTATGACATGGGATTACAACCACAGCACACGAATTCTGTGCTCAGTGACGGAAGTTAACTATTTCCACGCACAGCTGTTTGGCTACCTTTTATGGTGCTATCTTTGGACTGACACTTTCTGAGCAAtggcaagaaggaaaaaatacactGGGAGTCCTTTGTGACCTATCAAGTCATTTGTGTCTAGCTCCTGAGATAGGGAAGGGGGCTCTTCTTAATGCACGTGCAAGTAATTACACGAAAAGATGCCTTGCAATATAAAGAGATACATGTGAGATTTAACTCTGCCTCCACATAGCCCTCTCTTCATTTATATTTGAATCATCATTTCGCTAGGGAGAAATCCCCAGGAAAACAGAGATGTCTTTACAAACCGCGTTTTTATAATAGATATCTAGGTCCAGTTTCCAAAGTTAACGTCTCCTTTCTCGGTCAACATTCTGTTTTCAGGTGCAACAAGTAGTAAGGAGACCCAAGATATTCTCTACGCCCGACAAAAGATTATTGTTGTAGCAAAGGCCTTCGGTCTGCAGGCCATAGACCTGGTGTACATCGACTTCCAGGATGGAGAGGGGCTTCTCAAGCAGTCGAGAGAAGGAGCTGCAATGGGATTTACTGGTATGATTCTTAATAATATCTTAGAAAGCAGTATCTAGATTAAGCAAACattccagaaaaacagaaatttaaccAGGAACTGGTGTTTCTAATGTAGCCAGGTGTCTCATGTACTTATTCCACTATTTGAAACATGAAAAAGTTATCCAGGACCAGAACCTGCCAAACAAATTGTCATGTTTGTCTTTGGCTCCACAAGTCAAAAAACAAAGCACTCGTTTTAGTTTCTCCTAATATTACTTACCAGTTTTTTCTGTCCTCTTAAGTATTTTGTTGCAGTTTTTGCTGACACGAGGGGAGGGATGAGGCCATTTTAGAAGTGTTTTTGAGGGAACTGCCGTAAGAATTTGAGTTgatggggagaaaaaaatttcctcaaatattcaaaatattaatttatttctgaaaaaaatttagtggtatcttctttttttttttttttaaactcataacTAGCCTTTTATTCTTCTGGCACTTCAAGCCCCTCCTTACTCTCCCACCTCCCAGTAAGTGTCTGTGCACCTGGTGACACCTATGGGCATTGGCTGGCACTAAGATCAGCGGGTCCTCGAAATCCTGTCCTGGAGAACAGGCAGATATCTGTTGATTGGTGTGCCCAATCACTCAGATACCCAGGAGCCCAGGGAGCAGCCgaaaattatatttttgcaacagaaatctattttttaaaaaaccacaataGGATTCTATACACAAACACGTCAGcagttgcacacacacacacacacacacgtacacaaccATGGGTAAAAAACACCATAAGctcttttattcttatttgttCTCCTGCTGCAAGTTCTAAGGATATCCTGATCAGAGATGCAcccaaaaaataaggaaaagagacAAGCATCCATGCTAttccttttgtaaatatttttgaaatgtgttCATTTAGAGGTCAATGAAACAAACATTTCATAAAGTGACCTTCAATGTTAACGATACCTTCGTGGATGTTAATTTAACCCAAAGTAAAATTGAAAGACTGTAGAAACcattttagtgttatagtagaaTTAAGTAAAGCTCTGacctttgtgtttgtgtttttaacataAAGAGTTAAAATGTGATTCCCccaatttgttaaataaataaataaatgtctattaTAGAGAAATATTTCTCAGTCATCTGAACTATTAATAAATGAATCCTTCCTACATTTAATAGTGACTGAGAAAGAAAGAGTCCCTCCACTGAATCCCTGGCGTCGTCCTTGTCTCTGTGCCTGTGACACCTGCCTCTTTCCAACGACCTGTTAGGATGTGGCCCAAATGGAAAAGTTGGAGAAAAACTCCATGAAATCTATCTAATAGACCCCGATGTTGTTGGTCTAAAATATGTGGCTTTGGCTGCCAAGCAGCCAGATGTTGCTCTGAAATGGGCactaatacaataaaaaatagaaaacactaaATTGATGGGGGCCTCTCTCACCATCTCTCAGGATAACCTGGGTGTCCCCTGCTTCCTCTGGGGTAAATGTTTGCTCCAGAACTTATAAGGGAGTTTGAGAGTTTCTCCAAGAGACAGGACTGAATTAAATTGGTCCCTAATTCAATCGTAGAAGACAAGTTATTGCAAATCAGATTTAAATTTCTAGACTGTGCCCAACTCAGCATGAGGAGCTTACGGACTTGGCACTATTGTTTCTCAACAACAGGGAGTATTAAATcacaaaaaaaaatggaagtggaagggagaggggagagaatgaGGAGGCACGGAGGGTACAGTGCCCATTATATATTCAAGTGAACAAGTCAGTAAAGTAGGAAGCTAAACTTCAGagccattttgtaatttttagaaAGAAGGTCTTTATTGtcccaattatatttctatacaccaaGAAAAGGTAATTAGTCTGATAATAAGATAGGAGATTATTTGtagtatttttaaacaataagTGCTTTAATGAGTATTTTAGACCACTCACGATCTGCTTGTCCTAATTATTTGTCATTTAATTGCCATACTTTGGGCTTTGCacaagaagggagaaaaggaaggaaagaaggaaggaaagaaaggggagggaaggaaggagaggaagaaaaaaggagagctACACACCCTATCTGAAGCAAGTggttgaaagttttaaaattcaataaagtATTATGTTATCCATAACACTGATAAGGATCTGTGCTAATAAGGATTTTCtcgactttttaaaattagatattttTTAATGAGTTGTAGTTTTTTTGCAACTTAGCCATGTAACAAACAGCTGGTTACAGTTTCTTTTCTGTAATCATTGTTTCATGGGGCCGCAATCCATGTAAATTGACTTTAAATCAATGCATTGGCTGTATAAATGACTATTAACTTtaggaattatttttataaaaagaaaccaaaaataaatcttGGAATAAAGCTTTAACAGCCAACTTAGTCATCACAGTTATTCCAGTACTACATGCTGAGAAGAAAGATTATAAATATGAAGCACTataggtttccttcttttttgcaaTCTTTTGTAGAAGACAAAAATGACACCATCATACAGTTACCTAAAAGACTTGACAGGTATTGATTTAAAGCACGATATATCAAGTGGTACTGTAAAAAGGATTTCATGGTCATAAATTTTAATGTCTTCCAATTTTGCACCCTCTCAGTAACTTGTCAATAACAACTCTTCtgtataaaatatttgctttgctCCCAAATGGCATTAAAGTCTGATGTTCAGTTGTTGGGATATATAAGATTTGACGAAAGATAACTTCACATATGGAGGTTCATAAATTTCTAAAACCTAACACATATCTTAAAATTAGCCTCAGTACCAAAATATGGCTACTTAAAAGCCATCATTAGTTTCACAGCATTGTAAATAGTTTATGTTTTGCTTCTCAATTTATAGTGTCTGTACCAAGAAGTTCCCATGAAATCTGGCTTTTTACACATCAGTGTAAATTATgtacataaattataaaattcaggACTAACAATTAGTACAAAATGACTACCAGAACTGACATCCTTTATTAATAATATTGTAACAACTGTTAGATTACTTAAATATAATTTCAATATCTACTATCGAAAAAAAGTCTCATTTGTCATAATTGATGTTATTTGTTCCCAGAAATTATTCCTCAAATAATTTAAAGCATCTTTATTTATATaggattttaatgttttattagtATGCTGACAGATAATGAAATAGCAACATGAGGATGTTTTAATTATGCTACTGTAAAGAAAAGATActgttatatttatttacttaaactcTTTTTCATGaaatactaaaatttttttagaaacattgttcttttttctatttgacagaataatgacagtaacagGAATGGACCTTTTATAAAACATCACGGATATAATTTGTACTGGCTATATGTTAAAGCTGCTATTTCAAAAGCAAAGCAAATTGATATGCCAA
This portion of the Eschrichtius robustus isolate mEscRob2 chromosome 18, mEscRob2.pri, whole genome shotgun sequence genome encodes:
- the CLYBL gene encoding citramalyl-CoA lyase, mitochondrial, with protein sequence MVVRLLRRAARGAAAAALLRLKASLAADVSRLGYSSSPNHKYIPRRAVLYVPGNDEKKIKKIPSLNVDCAVLDCEDGVAVNKKDEARLRIVKTLEDFDLGPTEKCVRINSVSSGLAEEDLQALLQSRVLPSSLMLPKVEDPEEIQWFSDKFSFYLQGRKLEQPMNLIPFVETAMGLLNFKAVCEEALKNGPQVGLFLDAVVFGGEDFRASIGATSSKETQDILYARQKIIVVAKAFGLQAIDLVYIDFQDGEGLLKQSREGAAMGFTGKQVIHPNQIAVVQEQFSPSPEKIKWAEELIAAFKEHQQLGKGAFTFRGSVIDMPLLKQAQNIVRLAISIKEK